In Apodemus sylvaticus chromosome 8, mApoSyl1.1, whole genome shotgun sequence, one genomic interval encodes:
- the Efs gene encoding embryonal Fyn-associated substrate, producing the protein MAIATSAQLARALYDNTAESPQELSFRRGDVLRVLQREGAGGLDGWCLCSLHGQQGIVPANRVKLLPAGPAPKPSLCPAPPTQPGSSCLTPERGCEEQEVYVIPPPARPCSASGLPRPCSPSSDSIYKVPRVNGTQSTASRDVGEVYDVPPSLLRAPSNCPYDSPASFSCPVAPVVPQPPGEGEAPYDVPLALKLPAELEPDLEWEGGREPGPPLYAAPSNLKRASALLNLYEAPEELLANGESRDAEEGIYDVPLLGPEPPSPEPPPAPSSTDLDTAAQLLTRSSPPQHRPRLPSTESLSRRPLPALPVTEAPAPSPAPSPAPGRKGSIQDRPLPPPPPCLPGYGGLKPEGEAECREVDNDSAGPHNEYEGIPMAEEYDYVHLKGVDKAQGSRPLDKAFPADPELLERGLTEQKEALSPEEPLVLSPGDLQLLHFYAGQCQSHYSALQAAVAALMSSTQANQPPCLFVPHGKRVVVAAHRLVFVGDTLGRLAASAPLRAQVGAAGTRLAQTLRAAVLAVKGAALGYPSDTAVQEMSRCVAELAGQALRFTTLLAGLLP; encoded by the exons gcccagcttgCCCGGGCACTGTACGACAACACTGCTGAGTCCCCCCAGGAGCTGTCCTTCCGCCGAGGGGATGTTCTACGGGTACTGCAGAGGGAGGGTGCTGGTGGACTTGATGGTTGGTGCCTTTGCTCCCTGCATGGCCAGCAGGGTATTGTCCCTGCTAACAGAGTGAAGCTCCTTCCTGCTGGCCCAGCACCCAAGCCTAGCCTCTGCCCAGCACCCCCCACCCAACCTGGCTCATCATGTCTGACCCCAGAGCGTGGCTGTGAGGAGCAAGAG GTGTATGTGATCCCACCACCAGCTCGGCCCTGCTCTGCCTCAGGACTTCCTAGACCCTGCTCGCCCTCTTCTGACTCCATCTACAAGGTCCCCAGAGTCAATGGGACACAGTCAACTGCCTCCAGAGATGTGGGAGAG GTCTACGATGTGCCTCCCAGCCTCCTCCGTGCTCCCTCCAACTGTCCCTATGACTCCCCAGCCTCCTTTTCCTGTCCTGTGGCCCCAGTTGTACCACAGCCCCCTGGAGAGGGTGAAGCTCCCTACGATGTGCCTCTGGCCTTGAAGCTACCCGCAGAACTGGAGCCAGATCTGGAGTGGGAAGGGGGCCGGGAACCAGGGCCTCCCCTTTACGCTGCCCCTTCCAACCTGAAACGGGCCTCAGCTCTGCTCAACCTGTATGAAGCACCTGAGGAACTGCTGGCAAATGGAGAAAGCAGGGATGCAGAGGAAGGCATCTATGATGTGCCTCTGCTGGGGCCAGAACCACCGTCTCCAGAGCCCCCGCCAGCTCCTTCCTCCACCGACCTGGACACTGCGGCCCAGCTTCTGACCAGAAGCTCTCCACCCCAGCACAGGCCCAGGCTACCGTCCACTGAGAGCCTGTCCCGCCGCCCTCTGCCTGCCCTTCCTGTCACTGAGGCccctgctccttctccagctccttctcctGCCCCAGGCCGAAAGGGCAGTATCCAGGACAGGCctctaccccctcccccaccatgcctgcctggttaTGGGGGCCTCAAACCTGAGGGAGAGGCAGAGTGCAGGGAGGTAGACAATGATTCAGCAGGCCCTCACAATGAATATGAAGGCATCCCGATGGCTGAGGAGTATGACTACGTGCATCTGAAG GGTGTGGATAAAGCTCAGGGTTCTAGACCCCTGGATAAAGCTTTCCCAGCGGATCCTGAATTGCTGGAGCGGGGACTGACGGAACAGAAG GAAGCCCTGTCCCCAGAGGAGCCGCTGGTCCTGTCCCCTGGAGACTTACAGCTTCTGCACTTCTATGCAGGACAATGCCAGAGCCACTACTCAGCTCTGCAGGCTGCTGTGGCAGCTCTCATGTCCAGTACCCAAGCCAACCAGCCGCCATGTCTCTTTGTGCCCCATGGCAAACGAGTGGTGGTGGCTGCTCACCGCCTGGTGTTTGTTGGGGACACCCTAGGCCGACTGGCAGCCTCCGCACCTCTCCGAGCACAGGTGGGGGCTGCAGGCACAAGACTGGCCCAAACTCTGCGGGCCGCTGTGCTTGCTGTCAAGGGGGCTGCCTTAGGTTACCCATCTGACACTGCGGTCCAAGAGATGTCACGATGTGTGGCAGAGCTTGCAGGGCAGGCCCTTCGCTTTACCACCCTACTTGCTGGCCTGCTCCCCTGA